The region attctaaaaatctttatttttaggGAAAGGTATACAATATCATTCAATAGTTTCATCAATGGATGTATAATCTACAAAACTAATTCATTGTAAGCGCATTCACATTGAATTTGAAGACGGTGGTTGGAAAAATGGTAAGATTACTGAAAAGCAGGTAATAACTGAACATAAACTATGAAAAAAAAGGGAGATGTAGTGGCAAAATGGCCATTGTAGGTCAATTTGCGGATGTTTTGGAAAACTGCAAGAGTAATCGTTGTATGATTGCAATTTTGTGGCGATTTGTTTTCCTTTAGTAGTAGTTTTCCACTACTAATTTAATACCAAATTGCAAACcaataatttaagttttgaCACATGCAAGTGCAAAATTGATCTCCCGATATGTGATACAATTAATGTTACTTAAGTTTAGAAACATACTGATATGCCCTAAAAACAGCAGACAGTTCTGATATATGGAGAAAATCCAAGTAGCAGATTCGGGTCAAAATCTACGAGTAGGCATCTCGGTCAAGTGCATATCTAAATTGGTCGAAATCAACAAACCGAGAGCAAAAACCAACATGGGAAGAACAAGGTGAAACGAAATCAAGACATGACTGAGTGGGCACCTTTCCATTGTaatgttttatataaaaaatataaaaattttaataaaaattattcaccTTTCAATTTAACGAGTCCAACACTTAGCTGGAGTATAACATGGAAAAAAAAGAACATTTCATTAAAAGCATAAAGTGCtatcaattaaatttgaaaaagttGACCCAATTGAGGGTTAGGTCCTAGCCCTGCTCTTGCAACAACAAggcttttaaagaaaataatcgCAATCCACAATAACCACCTACTTACCCAACATATCCAAATGTAACACTACGACCCAACTAAAAcatcgattttttttattaaaatagcaCCCATATTTACAACTCAAAGATTGAGAAAAACCACTCGTTAAACCAACTATTCTTCACTAATGCTTAGAAAATTCTAACGATTTTGGCAAACTAAGATAGTTAAACAAGCAACGCTGGTTGAACTAGCGGTTTTAACTTAAAACTAGTCAAAGATTGTTAACTCATCTCATCATTGGTTTAACCAACTGTTCTATTTCGCCATTCCCATGCAACCCTTTCTTCCTAAATGGCATGTGACATGGTAAGATGGATGCTATATAGAAACATCATTAAAGCCGTTGGAAATCATCATTTCAACCAAGGCTGGTGAAGAGAGCTAGGTTCTGCATCGTCTTCCTTGCTAGGATTGGCATTGCTATCGCCAGTATCATCATTCTCTAAGGAGTCATCGATATCCATGGCATGCCTTTTCTTTCCTGAACCCCTTGCAAGCACGACATCGCGATCTTGTTTCATGCCACGATATTTGTTCAGATACGACGTCAAAGGCTCAACGTAGTCCTCAAGCCTTATCCTGCCTATTGCCGAAATGATATCTTCGGCAGAGACTTTCTTGCGATTGTCTTGTTTGCAGCCTATGTTTGCATTAGAGGTAACCAAATGGATACAGTTTGTTGCACAATGTTGCATGACCTCTATGGCCTCTTTAGTAATACGGGTTTTGGGAGACAATGCCCGACGCATGATATTTGTGACCCTGGACATAGGGACGTGATTATCATTATCAAGCGCGGGTAGAACTTTACTCACTTTTTCCTTGGTTGGCACGTCTGTCAAATAGCAAGGTATTACAAGAATCAATTTGTGCGAGTATACATCAccagaataataaaatatgagtGTTTTGCAAAAAAATTACCAGAGCTTGAATTGGAATAAGTGCTGCCGTTGCTGCTCTGTGATCCATCTGCACCTTCCATTCTTTCCTTTTAgaaatctttcttctttactaaTTTTCATAAACTATATATCACTTCTTCATTTTTATACTAATGTTGGGCTCTCTTGAAATTGATGCAATCTGTtgaaagtaattaattaaaggagTTTGTTTAGTGGTTAGATGATGGTTGGTGTGTTGCCTTTGTAGTTAATGCATATTCAGTTGTGACTCATTTACtctttttatctattttaaccaattatgatattttgactAAATTAAAATTGCCTTTTTGTATTctaaaaatctttatttttaggGAAAGGTATACAATATCATTCAATAGTTTCATCAATGGATGTATAATCTACAAAACTAATTCATTGTAAGGGCATTCACTTTGAATTTGAACATGGTGGTTGGAAAAATGGTAAGATTATCGAAAAGCATGTAATAACTGAACATAAACTATGAAAAAAAGGGAGATCTAGTGGTAAAATGGCCATTGTAGGTCAATTTGCAGTAGTTTTGGAAAACTGCAAGAGTAATCGTCGTACGATTACAATTTTGTGGCCATTTGTTTTCCTTTAGCAGTAGTTTTCCACTACTAATTTAATACCAAATTGCAAACGaataatttaagttttgaaCACATGCAAGTGCAAAATTGATCTCCAGATATGTGATACAATTAATGTTACTTAAGTTTAGAAACATACTGATATGCCCTACAGACAGCAAATAGTTCTGATATATGGAGCAAACCCAAGTAGCAGATTCGAGTCAAAATCTACTAGTAGGCATCTCGGTCAGGTGCATATCTAAATTGGTCCAAATCAACAAACCGAGAACAAAAACCAACATGGGAAGAACAAGGTGAAACGAAATCAAGACATGACTGAGCGAGCACCTTTCCATTGTaatgttttatataaaaaatataaaaattttaataaaaattattcaccTTTGAATTTAACGAGTCCAACACTTAGCTGGAGTATAACATGGAATAAAAGTACATTTAATTAAAAGCATAAAGTGttatcaattaaatttgaaaaagttGACCCAATTGCGGGTTAGGTGCTAGCCCAACTATTGCAACAACAAggcttttaaagaaaataatcgCAATCCACAATAACCACCTTGCAAGCACGACATCGCGATTTTGTTTCATGCCACGATATTGGTTCAGATACGACGTCAAAGGCTCAACATTGTCCTCAAGCCTTATCCTGCCTATTGTCGAAATGACATCTTTGGCAGAGACTTTCTTGTGATTGTCATGTTTGCAGCCTATGTTTGCGTTAGAGGTAACCAAATGGATACAGTTTGTTGCACAATGTTGCACGACCTCTATGGCCTCTTTAGTAATACGAGTTTTGGGAGGCAATGCCCGACGCATGATATTTGTGACCTTGGACACACGCAGGTGATGATCATTATCAAGCGCGGGTAGAACTTTACTTACTTTTTCCTTTGTTGGCACGTCTGTCAAATTGTAAGGTAATAGAAGAATCAATTTGTGCTAGTATACATCAccagaataataaaatatgagtgttttgaaaaaaattaccAGAGCTTGAACTGGAATAACTGCTCCCGTTGCTGTTCTGTGATCCGTTTGCACCttccattcttttctttcagaaatctttcttctcttctaatttTCCAAAACTatcacttcttcttttttatacTAATGTTGGGCTCTCTTGAAATTGATGCAATTTGTtgaaagtaattaattaaaggagTTTGTTTAGTAGTTAGATGATTGTTGGTGTGTTGCCTTTATAGTTAATGAATATTCAGTTGTGACTCATTTACtctttttatctattttaagcaattatgttattttgaataaattaaaattgccTTTTTGTATTctaaaaatctttatttttaggGAAAGGTATACAATATCATTCAATAGTTTCATCAATGGATGTATAATCTACAAAACTAATTCATTGTAAGGGTATTCACATTGAATTTGAAGATGGTGGTTGGAAAAATGGTAAGATTACCGAAAAGCATGTAATAATTGAACATAAACTATGAAAAAAAGGGAGATCTAGTGGCAAAATGGCCATTGTAGGTCAATTTGCCGTAGTTTTGGAAAACTACAAGAGTAATCGTCGTACGATTACAATTTTGTGGTGATTTGTTTTCCTTTAGCAGTAGTTTTATCTGCTAATTCAATACCAAATTGCAAATGaataatttaagttttgaaCACATGTAAGTGAAAAATTGTTCTCCAGATATGTGATACAATTAATGTTACGTATGTTTAGAAACATACTGATATGCCCTACAAATAGCAGACGGTTCTGATATATGGGGCAAACCCAAGTAGCAGATTCGGGTCAAAATCTACGAGTGGGCATCTCGGTCAAGTGCATATCTAAATTGATCAAAATCAACGAACCGAGAGCAAAAACCAACATGGGAAGAAAAAGTAGAAACGAAATCAAGACATGACTGAGCGGACACCTTTCCATCGTaatgttttatataaaaaatataaaaatttaataattttttttcggcTTTTAGTTTAACGAGTCTAACACTCAGCTGGAGTATAACATGGAAAAAATGTACATTTAATTAAAAGCATAAAGTGTTATcaattaaatttgtaaaagtTGACCCAATTGAGGGTTAGGTCCTAGCCCTGCTATTGCAACAAGgcttttatagaaaataaacgCAATCCACAATAACCACATACTTACCCAACATATCCAAATGTAACACTACGACCCAACCAAAACAtcgaatttttattaaaatagcaCCCATATTTACAACTCAATGATCAAGAAAAACCACTCATTAAACCAACTATTCTTCACTAATGCTTAGAAAATTCTAATGGTTTTGGCAAACTAAGATAGTTAAACAAGCAGCGCTGGTTGAACTAGCGGTTTTAACTTAAAACTAGTCAATGACCGTTAACTAATCTCATCATTGGTTTAACCAAATGATCTATTCCGCCATTCCCATGCAACACTTTCTTCCTAAATGGCATGTGACATCGTAAGATGGATGCTATATAGAAACATCATTAAAGCCGTTGGAAAACATCATTTCAACCAAGGCTGGTGAAGAGAGCTAGGTTCTGCATCTTCTTCCTTGCTAGGATTGTCATTGCTATCGCCAGTATCATCATTCTCTAAGGAGTCATCGATATCCATGGCATGCCTTTTCTTTGTTGAACCCCTTGCAAGCACGACATCGCGATTTTGTTTCATGCCACAATATTGGTTCAAAGATGACGTCAAAGGCTCAACATAGTCCTCAAGCCTTATCCTGCCTATTGCCGAAATGACCTATTTGGCAGAGTCTTTCTTGTGATTGTCTTATTTGCAGCCTATGTTTGCATTAGAGGTAACCAAATGGATACAGTTTGTTGCATAATGTTGCATGACCTCTATGGCCTCTTTAGTAATATGGGTTTTGGGATGCAATGCCCGACGCATGATCTTTGTGACCCTGGACACAGGCAGGTGATGATCATTATCAAGTGGGGGTAGAACTTTACTTACTTTTTACTTGGTTGGCATCTCTGTCAAATTGCAAGGTATTACAAGAATCAATTTGTGCTATTAGACATCAccagaataataaaatatgagtGTTTTGCAAAAAATTACCAGAGCTTGAACTGGAATAAGTGCTCCCCTTGCTGCTCTATGATCCGTCTGCACCttccattcttttctttcagaaatctttcttctcttctaatttTCCTAAACTATCACTTCTTCATTTTTATACTAATGTTGGGCTCTCTTGAAATTGATGCAATCTGAtgaaagtaattaattaaaggagTTTGTTTAGTAGTTAGATCATGGTTGGTGTGTTGCCTTTGTAGTTAATGCATATTCAGTTGTGACTCATTTACtctttttatctattttaaccaattatgatattttgaataaattaaaatttcctttttgtattctaaaaatctttatttttaggGAAAGATATACAATATCATTCAATAGTTTCATCAATGGATGTATAATCTACAAAACTAATTCATTATAAGGGCATTCACATTGAATTTGAAGATGGTGGTTGGAAAAATGGTAAGATTATCGAAAAGCATGTAATAGCTGAACATAAACTACGAAAAAAAGGGAGATCTAGTGGAAAAATGGCCATTGTAGGTCAATTTGCTGTAGTTTTGGAAAACTGCAAGAGTAATCGTCGTACGATTGCAATTTTGTGGCGATTTGTTTTCCTTTAGCAGTAGTTTTGCTATGctaatttaatacaaaattgcAAACGaataatttaagttttgaaCACATGCAAGTGCAAAATTGATCTCCGGATATGTGatataattaatgttacttaAGTTTAGAAACATACTGATATGCCCTACAAACAGCAGACATTTCTGATATATGGTGCAAACCCAAGTAGCAGATCCGGGTCAAAATCTACGAGTAGGCATCTCAATCAAGTGCATATCTAAATTGGTCGAAAACCACAAACCGAGAGCAAAAACCAACATGGGAAGAACAAGGTGAAACGAAATCGAGACATGACTGAGCGGGCACCTTTCCATTGTaatgttttatataaaaaatataaaaattttaataaaaattattcaccTTTTAATTTAACGAGTCCAACACTTAGCTGGAGTATAACATGGAAAAAAAGTACATTTAATTAAAAGCATAAAGTGTTgtcaattaaatttgaaaaagttGACCCAATTGAGGGTTAGGTCCTAGCCCTGCTATTGCAACAACAAGGCTTTTATAGAAAGTAAACGCAATCCACAATAACCACCTACTTACCCAACATATCCAAATGTAACACTACGACCCAACTAAAACAtcgaatttttattaaaataacacCCATATTTACTACTCAATGATCGAGAAAAACCACTCGTTAAACCAACTATTCTTCACTAATGCTTAGCAAATTCTAATGATTTTGTCAAACTAAGATAGTTAAACAAGCAGTGCTGGTTAAACTAGCGGTTTTAACTTAAAACTAGTCGAAGACCGTTAACTCATCTCATCATTAGTTTTACCAACTGTTCTATTCCGCCATTCCCATGCAACCCTTTCTTCCCAAATGGCATGTGACATGGTAAGATGGATGTTATATAGAAACATCATTAAAGCCGTTGGAAAACATCATTTCAACCAAGGTTGGTGAAGAGAGCTAGGTTTTGCATCGTCTTCCTTACTAGGATTGGCATTGCTATCGCCAATATCATCATTCTCTAAGGAGTCATTGATATCCATGGCATGCGTTTTCTTTCTTGAACCCTTTGCAAGCACGACATCACGATTTTGTTTCATGCCACGATATTGGTTCAGATACGACGTCAAAGGCTCAACATAGTCCTCAAGCCCTATCCTGCCTATTTCAGAAATGACATCTTCGGCAGTGTCTTTCTTGCGATTGTCTTGTTTGCAGCCTATGTTTGCGTTAGAGGTAACCAAATGGATACAATTTTGTTGCACAATGTTGCATGACCTCTATGGCCTCTTTAGTAATACGGGTTTTGGGAGGCAATGCCCGACGCATGATCTTTGTGACCCTGGACACACGCAGGTGATGATCAATATCAAGCGCGGTTGGAACTTTACTCACTTTTTCCTTGGTTGGCACGTCTGTCAAATTGCAAGGTATTACAAGAATCAATTTGTGCTAGTATACATCACCAGAATACTAAAATATGAGTGTTTTGCAAAAAATTACCAGAGCTTGAATTGGAATAAGTGCTCCCGTTACTGCTTTGTGATCCGTCTGCACCttccattcttttctttcagaaatctttcttctcttctaatttTCCTAAACTATCACTTCTTCATTTTTATACTAATGTTGGGCTCTCTTGAAATTGATGCAATCTGTTGAAAGTAATTAACTAAAGGAGTTTGTTTAGTGGTTAGATGATGGTTGGTGTGTTGCCTTTGTAGTTAATGCATATTCAGTTGTGACTCATTTACtcttttttatctattttaaccaattatgatattttgaataaattaaaattgccTTTTTGTATTctaaaaatctttatttttaggGAAAGGTATACAATATCATTCAATAGTTTCATCAATGGATGTATAATCTACAAAACTAATTCATTGTAAGCGCATTCACATTGAATTTGAAGATGGTGGTTGGAAAAATGGTAAGATTACCGAAAAGCATGTAATAACTAAACATAAACTATGAAAAAAAGGGAGATCTAGTGGAAAAATGGCCATTGTAGGTCAATTTGCAGTAGTTTTTGAAAACTGCAAGATTAATTGTCGTACGATTGCAGTTTTGTGGCGATTTGTTTTCCTTTAGCAGTAGTTTTGCACTACTAATTTAATACCAAATTGCAAACcaataatttaagttttgaaCACATGCAAGTTCAAAATTGGTCTCCATATATGTGATACAATTAATGTTACTTAAGTTTAGAAACATACTGATATGCCCTACAAACAGTAGACAGTTCTGATATATGGAGAAAACCCAAGTAGCAGATTCGGGTCAAAATCTACGTGTGGGCATCTCGGTCAAGTGTATATCTAAATTTGTCAAAATCCACAAACCGAGAGCAAAAACCAACATGGGAAGAACAAGGTGAAATGAAATCAAGACATGATTAAGCGGGCACCTTTTGCATTATaatgttttatataaaaaatataaaatttttaataaaaattattcaccttttaatttaataagtcCAACACTTGGTTGGAGTATAACATGGAAAAAAAGTACATTTAATTAAAAGCATAAAGTgttgtgaaattaaattagaaaagttGAAAAGAAATCAAGACATGATCAAGTGGGTTACACAATCTTCAAGAGAAaagcgaggaagaagaaagtgaagaaagtgaggatgatgatgatgaagatgatttaATAGTTCTCACTAGGAAGTTCAAGAGATTCATTAATGGAAAAAAgttggaagaaaaaagaaagccaAGGGTGAAAAAGGATAAGTTTGAGGAGGAGAAATATAGAAGAGAAGTAAAATGTTTTGGAGCAATGAATCAATTGATGGAAACCTAAAGATCTTGAGGTAACAgctcaaaattttgattgtttaaacgATGATTTCTCTTTTGAAGAATTATAAGATGATTTTGATGACTTAGCTTatgattttaagaaattaagtttgaaatttgttgaaaaagaaaatcatgtcttcagaaaataaagaaaattctttgaaaaatgagaagaaaactttgaaaacttaaaatgatgaacttcaagagaaaaacCAAGgtttaaaattatctcttgcaaaggtaaacaaagaaaaagtagaattgaaaaatgcccttgagagtcaaagaaaagattttcataaaagaagaaaaaggaaaaatagttttgtgaaaagaaaacaaatttttgCCTCACATTCTAAGATTATTTGTCATTATTGTGGAAAATGTCGgcattctaaaataaatattttataagaaaccatcccacaagatataaacaaatatggaTTCCAAAGGAAATATCCTGCACTAACAATGGTgaacccaaagtggtttgggcaccaaaatcttttggataatttattttttcaggAATGCTTGACATCCAAGTGAAACTCAAAGTCAAATCATTAAAgaatgaatcaagcatgaaaaAAAGAGGGAAGTGAAATAGGATATCACCCCTAGATTTGTTAACCAAGAGTAAGGAATTTATTTTGGCATCAAGCTTGGTGTGGTGGTATATCTCTATCTCTCAACTGTCCAAGTGGAGTGTTTAATTCCTATTCTTTCTACTCATTCTTGTATTTACCCTCATAAGCTTTGTTTCTTATCATCTTGAGGGAAACCTTGTTGTGAGCTTTCTTTGAAACTCTTATTTTAACAAGTGTTTGTAAGGGTTCTACCTCATCCCTTAAAAGGTTTGTATGGTTTCTGTTTTGTCCTTAAAAGCAAAGGTTACACCTCAATCTATAAAAGGTAGTGGTTACTACTGAGCCCCCTTGAAAAAACCAGAGTTCCTACTTAGCCCATGAAAAGTAGAAGTTACAACTACTCCTGTAAAAGCTGGGATTACTGTTTAGcccattaaaagaaaaagtttcaaCTCCACTTGTAAAAGTTGGGGTACCTACTTAGTTTGTGAAAAGTAGAGATTTCAATTGAGTCTGTAAAGACTGTGTATGGGTTATAGTTGATCCCTTAAAAGCTAATCCCTTAGTTGATGTGTTAAATCTTTAGTAAGGAGTTAAGGCAGAGAACTAGGCTTGTTGGTTGAATCATTATAAATTGTTGTGTCTTGTGGACTACTTCTTGtgttttgatgatattatttttcacctGTGTGACGCCCCGGCCCCCACTACCGGGTGTCGCCGTAACTCACGATTACAACCTCGCCCTATCTCGAAGGACGGTTATGCTCTGTCaatataaagtattaaaatagtATGGGTACCCTGGATGGGGTCTAGGTTTCACTACCTGATAagctcataattttataattttattctcctAACATTTAGTTTATTTAGCATGTTTTAGGTCTTATAGTgcttgtttataataatattttatatataagacaTTAGTGgaaaagtttaataaattatgtttaagaaataaaaataaaaaataaaaaaatagaaaaaaaaatctcacacattt is a window of Diospyros lotus cultivar Yz01 chromosome 10, ASM1463336v1, whole genome shotgun sequence DNA encoding:
- the LOC127811200 gene encoding transcriptional activator hap3-like; its protein translation is MEGADGSQSSNGSTYSNSSSDVPTKEKVSKVLPALDNDNHVPMSRVTNIMRRALSPKTRITKEAIEVMQHCATNCIHLVTSNANIGCKQDNRKKVSAEDIISAIGRIRLEDYVEPLTSYLNKYRGMKQDRDVVLARGSGKKRHAMDIDDSLENDDTGDSNANPSKEDDAEPSSLHQPWLK